From Camelina sativa cultivar DH55 chromosome 7, Cs, whole genome shotgun sequence, one genomic window encodes:
- the LOC104699927 gene encoding la-related protein 6B-like encodes MADQQTLDSSTPSPPPPPPQSDDLSHSPAPPLSSRLNASAPEFVPARPRMMIPPPPPHMYLHYPSPPLFTGPHERRRDRKKKEQPETGASVSIDPKSGLPEDTVQKIVKQVEYYFGDLNLATTDLLMRFISKDPQGYVPVHVVASFNKIKSFINSDSQLASVLQYSSKFVVSEDGQKVRRIYPITKIALEELQSRIVIAGNLPADHCYHNLMKIFSAVGSVKHIRTCQPQNSGNGFPSAARSANTDFSNKVAELNEERNWRSGLRVRLMLQDQTKEPKHVLQEGGRKEDDDDKKYEDCGGERDGHGEEEEQGDKKRRGHNRGGQGRGRSQQNQNENSKQNQNYHNGRGNHHPSNNQMHNNTDHQVSMGKQQPPRGPRMPDGTRGFSLGRGKPVIVHPQ; translated from the exons ATGGCTGATCAACAAACCCTAGATTCCTCtactccttctcctcctcctcctcctcctcaatcCGATGATCTGTCTCATTCCCCAGCTCCTCCGCTCTCAAGTCGCCTCAACGCTAGTGCTCCGGAGTTCGTTCCTGCTCGACCGAGGATGATGATCCCACCTCCGCCTCCTCATATGTACCTCCACTACCCTTCTCCGCCTCTGTTTACTGGACCTCACGAGCGGCGTAGAGACCGTAAGAAGAAGGAGCAACCCGAAACTGGAGCTTCTGTTTCCATTGATCCTAAGAGTGGTTTACCTGAGGATACAGTCCAGAAGATAGTTAAACAG GTAGAATACTATTTCGGTGACTTGAACTTGGCCACAACAGATCTTCTGATGAGATTTATCAGCAAGGACCCTCAAGGATATG TGCCTGTACATGTAGTTGCAtctttcaacaaaattaaatcattcATCAACAGTGACTCCCAGCTTGCCTCAGTGCTACAATACTCCTCAAAGTTT GTTGTTAGTGAAGATGGACAGAAAGTGAGACGCATATATCCCATTACCAAAATTGCTCTTGAAGAGTTACAG TCCCGAATAGTGATTGCCGGAAATCTACCTGCGGATCATTGCTACCATAATCTCATGAAGATTTTCTCAGCTGTTGGAAG TGTGAAGCACATTCGGACCTGCCAGCCACAAAACTCTGGCAATGGTTTTCCATCAGCAGCTAGATCAGCTAACACTGATTTCAGTAACAAG GTTGCTGAattaaatgaagaaagaaactgGAGGAGTGGTCTTAGGGTGAGGTTGATGCTGCAGGATCAG ACGAAAGAGCCAAAACATGTTCTTCAAGAAGGAGGAAgaaaggaagatgatgatgataaaaagtATGAAGATTGTGGAGGAGAAAGAGATGGTCAT ggagaggaggaggaacaaggagacaagaagagaagagggCATAACCGAGGTGGACAAGGACGAGGAAGAAGTCAGCAAAACCAAAACGAAAATTCAAAGCAGAACCAGAATTACCATAATGGGCGTGGGAATCATCATCCTTCAAACAATCAAATGCACAACAACACAGATCATCAAGTGAGCATGGGGAAGCAACAGCCACCACGAGGACCACGAATGCCAGATGGCACAAGGGGATTCTCTTTGGGGCGGGGAAAACCGGTAATTGTTCATCCTCAGTGA